GTGTGCCAGGTTGTGTGGTGCGTCTTGATGCGATTGCTCCTTTGGGTGATCCGATTTGTATAAATGTAGGTGGTTGTTATTCGTTATCACTAAGATTGAACGAGGCGTCAACCATCGAAATTGAGTAATTCGTTTTTCGTTCTATTTTGCTTTTCAATTGAAACAAGAAAATATAAAAATTGCCCTCGTAGGAAACCCGAATGCGGGAAAATCAACATTATTTAATGCGCTTACAGGCTTACGGCAAAAAACGGGAAATTTTCCTGGT
The nucleotide sequence above comes from Dyadobacter subterraneus. Encoded proteins:
- a CDS encoding FeoA family protein, translating into MSVRTVSQLQKGEKAVIRSFTDRVMSLKLLEMGCVPGCVVRLDAIAPLGDPICINVGGCYSLSLRLNEASTIEIE